In Callospermophilus lateralis isolate mCalLat2 chromosome 18, mCalLat2.hap1, whole genome shotgun sequence, one DNA window encodes the following:
- the Ppp1r13l gene encoding relA-associated inhibitor yields MDSEAFQSARDLLDLNFQSLAMKHMDLKQMELDTAAAKVDELTKQLESLWSDSPAPPGPQGGVPSRLSRYSSSPVPEPFGSRGSPRKTATDSADTQFGRSESAPALLPYSPLSPKGRPSSPRTPLYLQPDAYGSLDRAPSPRPRAFEGAASPLGRAPSPRPGSGPLRQQVPPTPFDYLGRAGSPRGSPLAEGPQAFFPERGPSPRPPAAAYDAPSAFGSPLLGAGGSAFAPPLRAQDDLTLRRRPPKAWNESDLDVAYEKKSTQTASYERLDVFARPASPGLQLLPWRESSLDGLGATGKDNLTSATLPRNYKVSPLANDRRSDVGSYRRSLGSAAPSGTLPRSWQPVSRIPMPPSSPQPRSAPRQRPIPLSMIFKLQNAFWEQGASRAMLPGSSVFSRAPPPKLPPQSQPPPQTQLQPQPQPQPQLPPQPQPQPQPQPQPQPQPQAPVPQVPQQTWPPVNEGLLKPPAEAETEPELEGLLTPVLETGDADEGAVTRPLSPTRLQPALPPEAQSVPELEEVARVLAEIPRPLKRRGSMEQSPAVALPPTHKKQYQQIISRLFHRHGGPGPGGPEPELTPITEGSEARAGPPAPAPPAPLPPPAPPQSNPPEQPQSVEMRSVLRKAGSPRKARRARLNPLVLLLDAALTGELEVVQQAVKEMNDPSQPNEEGITALHNAICGANYPIVDFLIAAGANVNSPDSHGWTPLHCAASCNDTAICTVLVQHGAAIFATTLSDGATAIEKCDPYREGYADCATYLADVEQSMGLMHSGAVYALWDYSAEFGDELSFREGDSVTILRRDGPEETDWWWATLHGQEGYVPRNYFGLFPRVKPQRNKV; encoded by the exons CTGTCCCGGTACAGCTCCAGCCCGGTCCCCGAGCCTTTCGGCAGCCGAGGGTCCCCCCGGAAGACAGCCACGGACAGCGCAGACACCCAGTTTGGACGCTCCGAGAGTGCTCCGGCTCTGCTCCCCTACAGCCCTCTATCCCCAAAGGGCCGACCATCGTCTCCGCGCACCCCGCTCTATCTGCAGCCTGATGCTTACGGCAGCCTGGACCGCGCGCCCTCGCCACGGCCGCGCGCTTTCGAAGGCGCCGCCAGCCCCCTGGGCCGTGCTCCCTCCCCGCGGCCGGGGTCAGGCCCGCTCCGCCAGCAAGTTCCCCCTACGCCCTTCGACTATCTGGGACGTGCGGGCTCCCCGCGTGGCAGCCCTCTGGCGGAGGGGCCCCAGGCCTTCTTCCCCGAGCGCGGGCCCTCGCCGCGCCCACCTGCGGCAGCCTACGACGCGCCCTCGGCCTTCGGGAGCCCCCTGCTGGGCGCGGGCGGCAGCGCCTTCGCCCCGCCTCTGCGCGCGCAAG ATGACCTGACACTGCGCCGGCGACCCCCGAAAGCCTGGAACGAGTCTGATCTGGACGTGGCTTACGAGAAGAAATCCACGCAGACAGCCAGCTACGAAC GTCTGGACGTCTTTGCACGACCCGCCTCACCAGGCCTGCAGCTGTTGCCCTGGAGAGAGAGCAGCCTGGATGGGCTGGGGGCCACCGGCAAG GACAACCTCACCAGCGCCACCCTGCCGCGCAACTACAAGGTCTCCCCTCTCGCCAACGACAGGCGTTCAGACGTGGGCAGCTACCGTCGCTCACTGGGCTCTGCCGCCCCGTCAGGCACTTTGCCCCGCAGCTGGCAGCCTGTCAGCCGCATCCCCATGCCCCCCTCCAGCCCCCAGCCCCGCAGTGCCCCTCGCCAGCGTCCCATCCCCCTCAGCATGATATTCAAGTTGCAGAACGCTTTCTGGGAGCAAGGGGCCAGCAGAGCCATGCTCCCTGGGTCCTCCGTCTTCTCCAGAGCACCCCCACCTAAGCTGCCTCCCCAGTCCCAGCCACCCCCCCAGACCCaactgcagccccagccccaaccacaGCCCCAGTTGcccccccaaccccagccccagcctcagccccagcctcagccccagccccaaccccaggCTCCAGTCCCCCAGGTCCCCCAACAGACATGGCCACCGGTGAATGAAG GCCTCCTCAAACCCCCTGCCGAGGCGGAGACTGAGCCTGAGCTAGAGGGGCTGCTGACACCGGTGCTGGAGACCGGTGATGCAGACGAAGGCGCTGTAACTCGGCCCCTCAgccccacgaggctgcagccagcGCTGCCCCCTGAGGCACAGTCGGTGCCCGAGCTGGAGGAGGTGGCCCGGGTGCTGGCCGAGATTCCTCGGCCCCTCAAACGCAGGGGCTCCATGGAGCAGAGCCCTGCCGTGGCCCTGCCCCCTACTCACAAGAAGCAGTACCAGCAGATCATCAGCCGCCTCTTCCACCGGCATGGCGGGCCAGGGCCTGGGGGGCCTGAGCCAGAGCTGACGCCCATCACCGAGGGATCTGAGGCCAGGGCCGGGCCCCCTGCTCCTGCCCCACCAGCTCCCCTACCGCCCCCAGCCCCGCCCCAGAGCAACCCACCAGAGCAGCCACAGAGCGTG GAGATGCGCTCTGTGCTGCGGAAGGCGGGCTCCCCGCGCAAGGCCCGGCGGGCGCGGCTCAACCCGCTGGTGCTGCTGCTGGACGCGGCGCTGACCGGGGAGCTGGAGGTGGTGCAGCAGGCGGTGAAGGAG ATGAACGACCCGAGCCAGCCCAATGAGGAGGGCATCACCGCGCTGCACAATGCCATCTGCGGCGCCAACTACCCGATTGTGGACTTCCTCATCGCGGCAGGCGCCAATGTCAACTCCCCAGACAGCCACGGCTG GACACCTCTGCACTGCGCGGCGTCGTGTAACGACACGGCCATCTGCACCGTGCTTGTGCAGCATGGCGCTGCAATCTTCGCCACCACTCTCAGCGACGGCGCCACTGCCATCGAGAAATGCGACCCCTACCGGGAGGGCTATGCTGACTGCGCCACCTACCTGGCAG ATGTGGAGCAGAGCATGGGGCTGATGCACAGCGGGGCGGTGTACGCCCTCTGGGACTACAGCGCCGAGTTCGGGGATGAGCTATCCTTCCGTGAGGGCGACTCTGTCACCATCCTGCGGAGGGACGGGCCGGAGGAGACCGACTGGTGGTGGGCTACGCTGCACGGCCAGGAGGGCTACGTGCCGCGGAACTACTTCGGG CTCTTCCCCAGGGTGAAGCCTCAGAGGAATAAAGTCTAG